The sequence AGCCTTGAAAAACAATGCCATCCCTGTTGCCAATAAAGAAGCCATCGCTCAGGTTGCTGCTGTATCTTCTCGTTCTGAAAAAGTCGGCGAATACATCTCTGAAGCCATGGAAAAAGTTGGCAAGGATGGAGTCATCACCATTGAAGAGTCACGTGGTATGGAAACAGAACTTGAAGTCGTAGAAGGAATGCAGTTTGACCGCGGTTACCTTTCACAGTACATGGTGACAGATAGCGAAAAAATGGTGGCAGACCTTGAAAATCCATACATTTTGATTACCGACAAGAAGATTTCCAATATCCAAGAAATCTTGCCGCTTCTAGAAAGTATTCTTCAAAGCAATCGTCCACTCTTGATTATTGCAGATGATGTGGATGGTGAAGCTCTTCCTACTCTTGTATTGAACAAGATTCGTGGAACCTTCAACGTAGTAGCAGTTAAGGCCCCTGGCTTTGGGGACCGTCGTAAGGCTATGTTGGAAGACATCGCCATCTTGACAGGTGGAACTGTTATCACAGAAGATCTTGGCCTTGAGTTGAAGGACGCTACTATTGAGGCGCTTGGTCAAGCAGCGAGAGTAACTGTGGACAAAGATAGCACGGTTATCGTAGAAGGTGCTGGAAATCCTGAAGCCATTTCTCACCGTGTTGCGGTTATCAAGTCTCAAATCGAAACAACAACTTCTGAATTTGACCGTGAAAAATTGCAAGAACGCTTGGCAAAATTGTCAGGTGGTGTCGCAGTTATCAAGGTCGGTGCTGCAACTGAAACTGAGTTGAAAGAAATGAAACTCCGCATTGAAGATGCCCTCAACGCTACTCGTGCAGCCGTGGAAGAAGGAATCGTTGCTGGTGGTGGAACTGCTCTTGCCAATGTCATTCCAGCAGTGGCTGATTTGGAATTGACAGGAGATGAAGCGACAGGACGCAATATTGTTCTCCGCGCCTTGGAAGAACCTGTTCGTCAAATCGCTCACAATGCGGGATTCGAAGGGTCTATCGTCATTGACCGTTTGAAAAATGCTGAAGTTGGTACAGGCTTCAACGCAGCAACTGGCGAGTGGGTCAACATGATTGAAGAGGGAATCATCGACCCAGTTAAAGTGAGCCGTTCTGCCCTTCAAAATGCAGCCTCTGTAGCTAGCTTGATTTTAACAACAGAAGCAGTCGTAGCCAATAAACCAGAACCAGTAGCCCCAGCTCCAGCAATGGATCCAAGCATGATGGGCGGGATGATGTAAAAGCAACTTATAAAAAACACAAAAGGAGGGAACATAATCCCTCCTTTTAAGGTTTTCTCTTCTAAAATTGATTTGAGCTCTCCTAACTTATATGATAAAATAAGACTAGAAGAAGGAGAAGAACATGATTGATGTAGAAGAAATTCTGAGCAAGATGAATCCCAATCAGAAGATTAATTATGACCGTGTTATGCAGAAAATGGTTCAGGTTTGGGAGAAAAATGAGCAACGTCCAACTATTCTCATGCATGTTTGCTGTGCTCCTTGTAGTACCTACACTCTAGAATACCTGACAAAATACGCGGATGTGACCATCTATTTTGCCAATTCCAATATCCATCCAAAGGCAGAATACCACAAGCGGGCCTACGTCACCAAGAAATTTGTCAGTGACTTCAATGAGCGAACAGGCAATACGGTCCAGTATTTAGAAGCGCCCTACGAACCAAATGAATACCGGAAGTTAGTCAGAGGGCTGGAAGAAGAACCAGAAGGCGGCGATCGTTGCAAGGTTTGTTTTGACTACCGTCTGGATAAAACGGCGCAAGTAGCTATGGACTTGGGCTTTGACTACTTTGGTTCAGCTTTGACCATCAGTCCCCATAAGAATTCTCAAACCATCAACAGCATCGGAATTGATGTGCAAAAGATTTATACAACCCACTATCTCCCAAGTGATTTCAAGAAAAACCAAGGCTACAAGCGCTCGGTGGAGATGTGCGAGGAGTATGATATTTATCGTCAATGTTATTGTGGATGCGTCTATGCAGCTCAAGCCCAGAATATTGATCTTGTTCAGGTTAAGAAGGATGCCACGGCTTTCTTGTTGGATAAGGATGTTGAAAAAGACTATTCCCACATCAAGTTTACTGTTACTAAATTAGATATATAGAAATCAACCCAGCTGAAAAGCTGGGTTTTTCAAATAAAAAAACCAGGGTTTTCACCCCAGTTTGACAACTTTACCGATTCTTTAGTTCTATGTAGCGTTTGTACCAAATGTTGACATAGGCCTCTGAGAAAGGACCGCGTCCCTTGTTGATCCAATCAACAAGGATTTTAACATGCTCTTTCAAAATATAGTCTAAATCATCAGAATACTTCATTTTGCGTTTATGGCGCTCATACTCTTCAACGTCCAAGAGACGCTTTTCACCATCAGTGAAAACCTTGACATCCAAATCATAATCAATGTATTTCAGGGCTTCCTCATCTAGATAGTAAGGACTTGCCATATTGCAATAGTAGGAAATCCCATTATCACGAATCATGGCAATGATATTAAACCAATATTTTTTGTGAAAGTAAACAATAGCCGGTTCTCGAGTCACCCAACGACGACCGTCACTTTCGGTAACAAGTGTGTGGTCGTTGACGCCGATAATGGCGTTCTCTGTTGTTTTTAGTACCATGGTGTCCCGCCAAGTACGGTGAAGACTCCCATCATGCTTATAACTTTGAATTGTAATAAAGTCGCCTTCTTTTGGAAGTTTCATAACTAACCAA comes from Streptococcus oralis and encodes:
- the groL gene encoding chaperonin GroEL (60 kDa chaperone family; promotes refolding of misfolded polypeptides especially under stressful conditions; forms two stacked rings of heptamers to form a barrel-shaped 14mer; ends can be capped by GroES; misfolded proteins enter the barrel where they are refolded when GroES binds), translated to MSKEIKFSSDARSAMVRGVDILADTVKVTLGPKGRNVVLEKSFGSPLITNDGVTIAKEIELEDHFENMGAKLVSEVASKTNDIAGDGTTTATVLTQAIVREGIKNVTAGANPIGIRRGIEAAVAAAVEALKNNAIPVANKEAIAQVAAVSSRSEKVGEYISEAMEKVGKDGVITIEESRGMETELEVVEGMQFDRGYLSQYMVTDSEKMVADLENPYILITDKKISNIQEILPLLESILQSNRPLLIIADDVDGEALPTLVLNKIRGTFNVVAVKAPGFGDRRKAMLEDIAILTGGTVITEDLGLELKDATIEALGQAARVTVDKDSTVIVEGAGNPEAISHRVAVIKSQIETTTSEFDREKLQERLAKLSGGVAVIKVGAATETELKEMKLRIEDALNATRAAVEEGIVAGGGTALANVIPAVADLELTGDEATGRNIVLRALEEPVRQIAHNAGFEGSIVIDRLKNAEVGTGFNAATGEWVNMIEEGIIDPVKVSRSALQNAASVASLILTTEAVVANKPEPVAPAPAMDPSMMGGMM
- a CDS encoding epoxyqueuosine reductase QueH: MIDVEEILSKMNPNQKINYDRVMQKMVQVWEKNEQRPTILMHVCCAPCSTYTLEYLTKYADVTIYFANSNIHPKAEYHKRAYVTKKFVSDFNERTGNTVQYLEAPYEPNEYRKLVRGLEEEPEGGDRCKVCFDYRLDKTAQVAMDLGFDYFGSALTISPHKNSQTINSIGIDVQKIYTTHYLPSDFKKNQGYKRSVEMCEEYDIYRQCYCGCVYAAQAQNIDLVQVKKDATAFLLDKDVEKDYSHIKFTVTKLDI
- the ntdP gene encoding nucleoside tri-diphosphate phosphatase, whose amino-acid sequence is MKLPKEGDFITIQSYKHDGSLHRTWRDTMVLKTTENAIIGVNDHTLVTESDGRRWVTREPAIVYFHKKYWFNIIAMIRDNGISYYCNMASPYYLDEEALKYIDYDLDVKVFTDGEKRLLDVEEYERHKRKMKYSDDLDYILKEHVKILVDWINKGRGPFSEAYVNIWYKRYIELKNR